From Chlorocebus sabaeus isolate Y175 chromosome 10, mChlSab1.0.hap1, whole genome shotgun sequence:
TTAGTTAATTAAGAATGTTAGAGGTTACCCCCTCTCCCCATAAAGTGTTAACTATCTAGAAAGGTCTGCTAATCAAAAACATTTCATTCTTCTCCTCTATCCTGGGAAAAGTATAAAACAGATCACAAAGGCCAACAGTATTTGGTACATTTTACATAACACTTTATACGGATGAGAAGAATGTAGGTTCTAAGCCTATAATTGCTTTACTGAATTTCTCATAGGGGATTTGCAAAAGTTATTCTCcgtggatttcttttttcttgtaagaaAGCTGATTCAATGACTTTTATAAAGCTAAATGTCAAAAGTTCCAGTAAAAAATTATGATTTCTCAGGTATATTTGTCTCTAAATATAAACAGCAACTAAGCAAGCAACTAAATTCCATCTAATCTCTTCATTCTCGTAAAACTAGTAATAGCTGACCCCCTGAGTATGCAGAGAAAGGAAACGTCTGTGTTTGGTGTCAACAGTTATTGAGCTAACCAAATACAAGAAATCTCCCTCCCACAGTTGCAACCACGCAAACACAAACTGGTGCGGCGGAAAAAATCACTAGGTTAATCGGGTGTTCCAGATTCTAGTTCTGGTACAACATTTAACTAGCTGTGTAACTCTTGGcaaatttgtttcctcatttataaaataaggagATGGGGCTGGATGATTACCAAAGAGCTTTCAAGGTGTATCTGTGTTATTAAAATTTCATGGGGGAGTtactaagaaaaaatgtttaataaggCTCCTTAGGAAGGTAACAGTGAAAAaaagttgagaatcactggtctaGAAGTGAGAGTATACAGCAATATCTCATCACCTCAACTCGTTCTAAAACCAAATAAAAGCTTAGTTATTTTCACAACTTTCTATATAGGGGCAATCAAcattttattgagcacctcctcTCTGTAGCGAACAGTGATAGATGCCTACGTTGTTTCAAATCCTTTATCTCCActatttcacttaatcctcacaattaaGCCAATCACCCTTAATTTACAGATTAGGAGACTGAGGGTcagatattacaaatattttgttcAAGGTCTTAAGGCTAAAAGTGACTGCTCGAATAACTAGAATCCAGATTTGACTCCAGAGCCGATTCTTTTTAATTCACTCTTCTGCTTTTCATTACTATGATATTCACCAAGGTATTACACCTGGTAGACCTGTAATTACGTAAAACACTAAACTTCAACGAGGTCATTAAAAAGACACTAGATTATtgggtaaatttttaaaagatctatcTTAAACGTGGAGACTTCTTTGTACAGAAAAGTAGAGTTCAGAAGCTGTGATCCCTGGGATCCGAAAAGACAAAAAACCAGAATCAGCTGAGGGAAGTACTGAGGAATTTTGACATTAGTCTTCACATATTACGGATTTACATTCCGGCCGACAAAGATGATCTAGGCCGCCGGTCTCCTCGCTGTTGCAGAATAAACGCTGAGGATCCCCTGCGTCAGCGAGCTGCTCAGCAGAGAAAGGCGAGACTACGGGGCTTTAGGCCTAGAGAAGCGGGGGCTGTCCTACGGACCTCAGAGACATCACCACTTTCACTTCCAGCACCTCAGGGAAGGCAGTCTCCGTGGGCCTGATCCCTCCCCGGGTCTCTTTACTCACTTTTTTGATGTTGGATTTGGAGGCAGGATGAAAGTCTTTCTTACACATGAAGTTGGCGAAGGATTTCCCCATCTTGGAACTGGAGCTAGGGAAAGCAGCACCTAAATCTGTAAGTAACGTAAACAAACTCAGCCTCCTAACCGGAACTGCTTTTCCAGCGGCAGGGGGAACTTCCGAGGTCAAAGGTAACAGCTTCCGGCAACTGATGCCTACACTGGCCAATCCTCCCTCCGTCCATCTGTCACTTCGGGTAGTTTGGAGGCCAGGTGAGCGGCGTGCACGGGGGAGGGGCGTGCATAGTTGAGACAGAAACCGGGAAGACCCAACTGTGGGGGGCTACTGCTTGACCAAGGGGCTCCAGAGCCCAGCTGCGCTGGCTGCGATTTGAGCGCCCAGGGCCGGGGTGCGGGGTGGACCGCGGCGGCCCTTCGACCAAAGGTGCTTGAAGCTCGAGCCCATTACTTTCTGTGAACTCTGACTCGAGCGGCAAAAACTTTTCTGCactgtttttctcatctgtgttaTGGAGATAATAATTCCTGCCCTAACTGTAGTACGTTTGCGAGAATCCAACGATATGTTTCTGAAAGCGCCAGCTGAACTAAGAGCGCGTGAAATAGAATGAGACAGCTTTGCAAGAACGGAGGCCCTTCCCCCAGCTGTACGGTGCTGACGCCGAAAGACGTTCAATAAAGACTTACTGAATGACGAATACACGTTAGGAGTTAGTAAAATCTCTCAAGGCTTCACCTCGTCAGTGGGCTAGGTGCCATTCTAACCAGGCGGCAAGTTTCCTTAGCTTTCCCTACGACCCCAGTTAGGCAGCTCAGATTACCTATTGCAGCTTGATGGACCTTGGGACTCCAGGTTTTTGAGTGGACATGGCTGCTACTGCAGCAGGTGACCCACCAACCAAGCTCTCTATCAGGGTAATGTTAAGAATaaacttaggccgggcgcggtggctcacgcttgtcatcccagcactttgggaggccgaggtgggtggatcacctgacgtcaggagttcgagaccagcctggccaacgtggtgaaaacccgtctctacttaaaatacaaaatattagccgggtgtggtggcacgcgcctgtaatctcagctactcgggaggctgaagcaggagaatcacttgaacccgggaggcggaggttgcagtgagccgagattgcaccattgcactcagcctaggcaacaagagttaaactgtcaggaaaaagaaaaaaaaaagaataagacttTATGAGAAATTTTCTCTCCTaccaaataacaacaataacagctTTCACGTGAATATCTAGTATGTTCTATGCACTGTGCAAAACACTTTACATGTTGCCTTATTAAGTTCTAACAGCCCATCAAACAGTGTCTTTTATTTTACTGGTGAGGCAGAAGGCATAGGGAAGAGAGAGATTAAATAGTCTGCCAAAATTATATAGTGATGGAACTAACTATAAAACACAAATAGAAGGAGATCCAGGACATAAGgttgaaacacagaaagaaaataacagaagccATCAAGACATCAGACTTCTCACTAGGAGAACAGGAAAACCCTTAGGAGTTTcaggctgaagtttttctttactcattttgttttctttttaaggaaacatttattatatttaaattttgtttttaaattgctaGCATCTGCCTGTGTAAAGCCATTCTAAGGTTTTGTCATtattaaaggaaagaaggaaactctGTAAAACAATGTGTCCATTCTGGCAGCGAAATAAGGATCTTTAGGTGTTCTATTATAAGTGAAGATCTAAGATTTTCCAAATTACAACTGAAGAGGTAACCTAGATATTAAAGTATATAATTgcgatttataaattaaatatgtgaACTTTCTTCTAGAAATGCCaacaatttgaaattatattgaCATATTTTTGTCTGAATCAATGAGTCTGTTTCAAAATTTCAGTCTCATCAGAATTATAATCTGTGTGTATTATTTCCCAGCTTAAATAAgaccccttcttccttcccttgagGAAGCACTGGGCACATAAGATTTTTTTCCATAAGACAAGTTCCAGCAATGAGAATACAAAGATTAGTAAGACATACTCCCAGCCCTCAAGGATCTCATTGTCCAGTAAAGGgacttatatatacacaaatgttgTAGAATCTAGCCTTTACAACAGTAGAGCTAGGTACAGGGATTTCCAAATGTGGAAATGGTGAAAGGAAGTTCAGGGAAGACTTTAGGAGAGAAAGATCTTAGAGAATAAATGTGAACTATAAACTATAAGAAGGTAGTTTTCATTGCCattttcttattgagttgtagTACAAGATTGAGTCCCAAGTCATAGTCTTATTGATTTTTAGGCTATAGtatacaaaatgtaaaactttaatGAACAACCAAGCATgatcactcatgcctgtaatcccagggctttgggaggcagaagagggaggatctcctgagcccaggagttccaggctgcagtgagccctgattgtataactgcactccagcctgggtgaaaaagctagaccctgtctccaaaaaataaaaataaaaaaatcaaagctttAATGAACATCCTTAATTAAATATGGCAATAATATCCTTTGGTCATTGAGTAAAACTGTTTGTTTTTATATccttaaaggtttttttttaattttaaaacatctgtataatttttagtttaaaaaatggaaCCTTTTTCCTGTGACACGTTCGTGGCATTACCTCCAGCAACAGTCGATAACAggattatttttggaaaaaattcaGATAGACTCTGTGATGAAGTACAAGAGGTAGTTTATTTTCCTGCTGCAGTTCATAATAACGTGGGAGAACATCTTAAGGTAggtgaaataaatgttttgttaGCAATAtcataaagttatttaaaaaatatcataaagTTATTTCTATAAATAGGAACTTGGAAGAaactataaaagttaaaattgaggaatttacatttgaaaaataaatgagtcagAAATAAACCGTAATCTTTTATTTCAGTGATTTGGAGgaagttgaaataataataaaattatccattctttgaataaatatttgaatggtCTCCATATGCAAGCATGTTAGATAGGGCAAGAGATTTAAAGTCAGCTGTCAAGACTCCATCTATTCCAGGAGCTTAGAGTCTAGTATAGGAATAAGATGTGTATGCATTATACCCCATTTtaaaactgggtggtttaaatgCTAAAGTTAAGTAAGAGTAGCATGCTGTGGCAGCAGAAGAGAAGGAACATTTAATGCGGCTTGGAGTTAGCTGGAATTTGATGGACAAAAAGGATTCTGATTCTGAATTGGTATAGGTTCTTCTTGATGTAGAATAGGAAAGTCATCCCAGACTCTGGAAATGACAGTTTTATGACACATCAAAAAAGGTTTTTTAGGCTCTATGTTAACACTATCAATATACATTTTATGCAGTCACTTCGTAGTATACACATTAATTAAAGGATcctttaaaaacttatttaaaaaacccATTTAATGTGGAACTTAAAATGAGAGCCTCAAATTATGCTATTGTTGCTAATTCatactttttagattttattttattgatattataatattaaaacatattaaatattagaCTGTTTTCTGTATCCtatgtcatatttttttcttttgctaagacCACTTATTCATCTGTGATACCATTTCCACTTTATTTCTTCAGATATAAATCTAGCCTGTCCtgtaaaccagtggttctcattcttttcatggctgtggACATACCTAATAGATGACTTCAAAATGTGATGTGAGATTCCTATGACAAAACTCTTGTATTTGAAGGCTACCAGATGGGTACTTATATCACTAATTAAAAAACACTGGATATTGAGGTTGAGAACTACTTCCTTAAGCTTCAACTCACACATCTACAAAAATGTTTCAAGATATTACGGCTAGAGACCATCTTTCTCCTGAGCTTCAGTAGCACCTTGTCTTCACTTCATGACcctaatactttatattttattttatcttaattaatGTACAAGTTTTAGTTTCTCAAAAGTGAGATCTTTATCTGATTCATCTTTGTAACTACCATATCTCTTGGCAGAATGTTTTATAATAGGAaatgctcagcaaatatttgaatgaataaatactttaGGGTTATTCTGGATATGTTTTAAGGGTAATGcttttattattgaaaatttcAATTTACTTATATTTCCTTTACCTCTTTCATAAGTCTTGTCTtctgactgatttttttaaattctggagtTTGATAGCTTTTCTGGTTTCGTGGTTCTtgctatgacttttttttttttttttacagtgtacGTATATAGAAATTGATCAAGTTCCTGAAACGTATGCTGTTGTCCTGAGTCGCCCAGCATGGTTGTGGGGGGCAGAAATGGGAGCCAATGAGCATGGAGTTTGCATTGGGAATGAAGCTGTATGGGGAAGAGAAGAAGTTTGTGATGAAGAAGCACTATTAGGAATGGATCTTGTCAGGTTATTTTTTGTTACGTTTCATGCTATAGACCTTTtctaatttgtaatttttgtgtaactcttacttgttttcttttcctatttttgagGGGGCTTTGATACTTTGCAGTTTGtgtcaaaatgttttaaagtaccGGCATGCAATTTCATGACTCtcagttttgtttggttttttaaatcaattaatttttggttttttgagatgagatctcactgtgtcatgcaggctggagtataatggtgtgatcatggctcactatggccttgaattcctgagctcaagcaatcatcccacctgagtcacccaagtagcttggatcaaaggcacgtgccaccacacctggctaattttcaattaaaaaaattttttttttttcagagactagggtcttgctatgttgcttacacttgtcttgaactcctggcctctagtcattctcctgccttagctcctgagtagctgggattacaggcacaggcaccatgcccagctttcagATATTATTATTTGGGAGAAGGGAAGAAGTAGGAAATTATGATTCATTGGAAGTGCCTAACATATTTTAATCACACCTTAACTAATTCTCACCATAACCTCATGGGCTATCgtgctcattttacaaatgagatatCTGAGGTTCAGAGATAAAGTAACTTGACAGTGAATTACCAAATTCAAATTTGATAGGTTTGTTTGACTCTAGAAACTTTGTTTCCATGATTCCAAACTGACTTcagaaggaaaaattttaaagttagatGTCATTTCATCTGTTAAGTTGAAAGAAATTTTACTTGGGGAATCTAAAAAATCTCATGAGcatgaaattatttaagaaaaataatggaaatttattttaatctgagaactttatatttttgttttagacttGGCCTTGAAAGAGCTGATACAGCTGAAAAAGCCCTCAATGTCATTGTTGACTTATTAGAAAAATACGGCCAGGGTGGAAATTGCACAGAGGGTAGGATGGTATTTAGCTATCACAACAGTTTCCTGATAGCTGATAGAAATGAGGCCTGGATTCTGGAGACTGCAGGGAAGTACTGGGCAGCAGAAAAAGTACAAGGTATGGACAACTTTTTGTGATTTAACTTGTTTTTGCAATTAATAAAATATACCCTTACCTGTAGATACTGCATTTAAATGCTTCCAAGATTAATAATCTAGTATAATGAAGGGTTGAACtataagggaaatttaaaaatttgaaagaacaaTGGAAAAAGTGCCATAAAGAGctttcttgaaaaatataaaaaggtagCATTACCTCTGGGAATATGAATTTCATGTAACCTGTATATACTTTCTTTGCTGCAGCTCTTGGCCGTTTCATCGTACTTTTTCACTTTAATAATCCCTTACAATTTCTTCCCCTTTAAACTTTGGGCTGCACTCCAAAATCTTATGTGTAAGTGTGGAGGTGAGGAAATGAGAATGGGGTTAAAGACAGGTGTTTGTGAGTTGGTGGTTGGAAAAGCTATGTTGATACAATAGTAAAACACAGACGTTTGATATCTTtgaataaaataacattatttaattgttttcgaatgctttgatttttcattctcatttcctTTGTGATATATATTCCTCTAATTTTTCAAGTGAGGAAAGCCAGAGATGTAAAGTGATTTAAGGTGGTAAATGAAAGACCTAGAATTTAAATCTTTTCATCTTGAATCTCGTCACTAGAACATAGCCTTATGTTTAAGCATAATCATGTCCGTCTTGGGTATTTAACTCCTGGACTCTTAGTTTACTAGAGAGATAAGATAAACATGTGAAAATGTTAAATGGTGCATGAATGATACAGACACATAGATGCTCTGAACATTTAGAGAACAGAAAGGTTATTATTGTGAGCTAGAGGAATtcagaaaggcttcatgaaggtaGCCTTGAACTTTGGAGGATTTGGGTGTTATTTTTCGAAACAGGTCATTACCAGTTGTTTTGATggacattttgttttatgttttgcatatatgtttattaatATACAACATTGTAgttagaagttttctttttgtgatcaTTGGCTTGATAATATCATTgagcacttttattttattaaatatactacgtgcaagagagaaataaataaatacattttgttgaAAAAGCCCCACCTAGCCATCTAAAATGAACACCTTCATTGGGTCTCACTGTCTAGCTGTAGATTAACTTAGCCAACTGGTTTCTCTTTCTATTACTAACTAAGCCCAAGAAGTAAATTGTTAAATGATAGGGAATTATTTATTAGATGGaaaattattggctgggcatggtggctaatgcctataatcccagcactttgggcggctgaggcaggaggatcacttcagcccaggagtgtgagaccagcttgggcaacatagtgagacctcagttccacaaaaaatacaaaaattaactgagtgtggtgacgtgtacctgtagttccagctactcaagaggctgaggtggggaggacagcttgaacccaggaggtcgaggctgcagtaagcagtgtACAATGTAGGCACATTGTAGACATTATggacatgtcacagtgctgcagagattttgtttatggccagttttggagcctgtttatggccagattttggggggcttgctcccaacaggtgtggctataaaagggcaacatgagggatccttgtggtgatggaaGTATTCTTGATCTTGACTATAGTAATACCAATATTCTGGTTGTGATATTATACTACAGTTtggcaagatgttaccattggggggaactgggtgaagggtacacagtatctcttagtattttttttttataactgcatgtgaatctataattatctcaaaataagtttaattttaaaaataattcatttatctttttaaatatgtaatagaTGCCCATGGCACAAAATTTAGAAGTCTATATTTACGTTTACATAGTGAGTAGGTATCATAATGTACAGATACGTGCTTTATGTTAAAtatgacttttcttctttctcctcttctttgaaAATAGAGGGAGTTCGTAATATTTCTAATCAGCTTTCCATAACAACCAAGATTGACCGGGAACACCCAGACATGAGAAACTATGCTAAGCGGAAAGGTTGGTGGGATGGTAAAAAGGAGTTTGATTTTGCTGCAGCGTATTCCTATCTTGACACAGCCAAGATGATGACTTCATCAGGCAGATACTGTGAAGGCTACAAGCTTCTAAAGAAGCACAAAGGTGATTTtatcatataaataatattaGGATGACAAACTATATTTTGTGTAGATGTAATATGGGAATGACAAAATCTATTTTGGAGAATTATAATTAGTAAAAAGATTGttctattaaaatgaaaactatttatttatcATAAAGCTATTTTTTGAGATAAGTATTATACAATTGTGAAAGGGTCATGATTCTTTTGAAGGTAAAGTTCAGATTTTCCATGCTCAGATGCATTTTTTCAGTTCTTATTAATATTCTTAAAACAAAATTGGGATTACTTTTCTTCTGAGAATTCACCGCAACCTGGAGACAGGCTTCTTTGAcaattgctgctgctgctgttatttatttttgggtAGTACTCTTATcgattattttcttatatatagaATTTCTGGCCAGAAGACAAACTGAGCAGATATACAAATTCCCTATTTCCACTCCAAAACTTGAGAAATGTTggataaaacatttaaacattaaaGACATATGTAGCTAAGTTCaaatacaagaataaaaaatCACCAGGTACCAAAAATGAAGAGAGGGCCCACACAATCCTCCTCATCTCCGTGTCAGTTGGGGGATTCTGGACCAGATATACACCTTAGACGCTAGAGTGTTAACATTCATGAGAATGTACGTGTATAACTGAAAAAGATCAACATTTGGGGAACAGGAACTGGACTCCTTATTAAGGCTACGAGTCTGAAAAATGCTAGTCCACTCCCTACCCAGAGTTTAGGATGGAATTGAGCTGCCTGCTGCTCCAGCATGTGGATCAATACAGTTTCTTGTAGGAGATTGAACTCTGAGCCACATTTATTTTGGGGGCTCACCTGGAGCTACCTGATGAGAAACAAACACTGATTTATAACCAGTAAACCAGACAAGATCCCAGCATACCTATATTTCTATACCCCTTATATGAATATTTGAtatgacaaatatttatattttactcaaATTTCCCATCCAAATGGGAAATCTGCTATAATGAATCTACATGTATTTGccattgaaaatatttgttacatgGGGGTTCAGGTGAAAATGTAGCTTCTATGACTATTATGATAGTTTCTACTGTTATGTCCTCAAGTTCactcatcttttcttctgcatttaatctgctattaatctcatctagtaatattttaatttgttattatactttGAATCTCTACAAGTTCCATTGGTTCTTTCTGCATAACTCCCATTTCTCTATTCTttactttcaagttttaaaaaaatccttaagCATGTTTAGcatctttataataataattataaagagTGGCTGGACGCcatggctcacgcatgtaatcccagcactttggacggCCGAGGAGGGCAgttcatttgaggtcaggagttcgggaccagcctggccaatatggtgaaaccctgtctctactaaaaatataaaaattagccaggtgtggtgcaggcatctgtaatcccagctacttgggaggcggaagcaggagaatcgcttgaagccgggaggcggaggttgcagtgagccaagattgcaccactgtactccagcctgggcagcagagccagactctgtctcaaaaaattttttaaattaaaaattaaataattagagTATAGTTCATTAACATTTAATGGAGGCTGGTTCTGGTTGCAGGTAAGATGGAATAAGTAAACtctactctgtctctctctctctctgaatataactgaaaatctggaaagaacgCATGGAGCGGCTTTCTGAGGAGTCTTAAAAGTAAAAAGGAGCAGTCAGCAGGGCAAAAA
This genomic window contains:
- the SCRN3 gene encoding secernin-3 isoform X1, with product MEPFSCDTFVALPPATVDNRIIFGKNSDRLCDEVQEVVYFPAAVHNNVGEHLKCTYIEIDQVPETYAVVLSRPAWLWGAEMGANEHGVCIGNEAVWGREEVCDEEALLGMDLVRLGLERADTAEKALNVIVDLLEKYGQGGNCTEGRMVFSYHNSFLIADRNEAWILETAGKYWAAEKVQEGVRNISNQLSITTKIDREHPDMRNYAKRKGWWDGKKEFDFAAAYSYLDTAKMMTSSGRYCEGYKLLKKHKGNITFETMMEILRDKPSGINMEGEFLTTASMVSVLPQDSSLPCIHFFTGTPDPERSVFKPFIFVPHISQLLDTSSPTFELEDLVKKKSHFKPDRRHPLYQKHQQALEVVHNNEEKAKIMLDNMRKLEKELFREMESILQNKHLDVEKIVNLFPQCTKDEIQIYQSNVSS
- the SCRN3 gene encoding secernin-3 isoform X2; its protein translation is MTSKCDCTYIEIDQVPETYAVVLSRPAWLWGAEMGANEHGVCIGNEAVWGREEVCDEEALLGMDLVRLGLERADTAEKALNVIVDLLEKYGQGGNCTEGRMVFSYHNSFLIADRNEAWILETAGKYWAAEKVQEGVRNISNQLSITTKIDREHPDMRNYAKRKGWWDGKKEFDFAAAYSYLDTAKMMTSSGRYCEGYKLLKKHKGNITFETMMEILRDKPSGINMEGEFLTTASMVSVLPQDSSLPCIHFFTGTPDPERSVFKPFIFVPHISQLLDTSSPTFELEDLVKKKSHFKPDRRHPLYQKHQQALEVVHNNEEKAKIMLDNMRKLEKELFREMESILQNKHLDVEKIVNLFPQCTKDEIQIYQSNVSS